CCGGCATCGCGGTGAACGCCTTCGCGGGCGCGCTGATCGGCCTCTTCATCTTCTTCGCCGACAACGCGCAGATCACCCAGATCACCTTCTGGCAGCTCGGTTCGCTCGCCCAGGCCACCTGGCCCAAGGTCCTCGCCGTCCTGCCCTGCGCCCTCCTCGGGCTGGCCGTCGCCCCCTTCCACTCCCGCCGGCTCGACCTGCTCGCGCTCGGCGAACGGCCCGCCCGGCACCTGGGCGTGGACGTGGAGCGGCTGCGGATCGCCCTGATCCTGGTCGTGGCACTGCTCACCGCCGCGGCGGTCGCGGTCGCGGGGATCATCACCTTCGTCGGCCTCCTCGTCCCGCACCTGCTGCGGATGGCGAACGGCCCGGGCCACCGCTTCCTGGTGCCGGGCAGCGCGCTGGGCGGCGCGGTCGTCCTCGCGGCCGGCGACCTGGCGGCCCGTACGGTCGCGGCCCCGGCCGAACTCCCCCTGGGCGTCCTCACCGCCCTCCTGGGCAGCCCGTTCTTCTTCTGGCTGCTGCGCAGGACCCGTCGTCGGCAAGGTGGTTGGGCATGACATCCGTACGCTTCCGAGGACTGCTCCCGCGCCGGCGCGCGCGGACGCTCCCCTCCCCCGTCGCCCGCGGCGAACTCGTCGCCGAGGCGCGGGGCCTGCGCGTCACGCTC
Above is a genomic segment from Streptomyces sp. NBC_00094 containing:
- a CDS encoding iron ABC transporter permease encodes the protein MRGRATVLTVSLLAALLLLSLLSTGIGAYEIPLGDVLASVQHRIGLGGHALDRTAESVLWNIRLPRVVLAVLVGASLGCAGALMQGVFGNPLAEPGVIGISAGAAVGAVGAIALGLTFLGNWTVTVCAFVAGLATVLLVYAMSRSGGRTEVVTLILTGIAVNAFAGALIGLFIFFADNAQITQITFWQLGSLAQATWPKVLAVLPCALLGLAVAPFHSRRLDLLALGERPARHLGVDVERLRIALILVVALLTAAAVAVAGIITFVGLLVPHLLRMANGPGHRFLVPGSALGGAVVLAAGDLAARTVAAPAELPLGVLTALLGSPFFFWLLRRTRRRQGGWA